In Methylobacterium aquaticum, the following are encoded in one genomic region:
- a CDS encoding Hpt domain-containing protein has protein sequence METLLDRAHLDRQTFGDADLAREVLGLFSEQCARLTPGLADPGLAPGTRADLAHTLKGSALGVGAARVAALADRLEAALRAGEGETAQGLEPALAQAVRETLALL, from the coding sequence ATGGAGACGCTCCTCGACCGCGCGCACCTCGACCGACAGACCTTCGGCGACGCCGACCTCGCCCGCGAGGTCCTGGGGCTGTTTTCGGAACAATGCGCCCGGCTGACCCCCGGCCTCGCCGATCCGGGCCTGGCACCCGGGACCAGGGCGGACCTCGCCCACACCCTCAAGGGCTCGGCCCTCGGCGTCGGCGCCGCCCGCGTGGCGGCCCTCGCCGACCGGCTGGAGGCGGCCCTGCGGGCCGGCGAGGGGGAGACGGCGCAGGGCCTGGAGCCGGCCTTGGCGCAAGCCGTGCGCGAGACGCTGGCGCTCCTCTAG
- a CDS encoding 2Fe-2S iron-sulfur cluster-binding protein — MVQITYVDAAGTPRTVKGEVGSTVMETAIRNNVPGIDAECGGACACATCHVYVGEDWAEAVGPAEPMEQDMLDFASDVRPSSRLSCQIRLKPELDGLTVTTPARQG, encoded by the coding sequence ATGGTCCAGATCACCTACGTCGATGCCGCCGGCACGCCCCGCACCGTGAAGGGCGAGGTCGGCTCGACCGTGATGGAGACCGCGATCCGCAACAACGTGCCGGGCATCGACGCAGAATGCGGCGGCGCCTGCGCCTGCGCGACCTGCCACGTCTATGTCGGCGAGGACTGGGCGGAAGCCGTCGGCCCGGCCGAGCCGATGGAGCAGGACATGCTCGACTTCGCCTCGGACGTGCGGCCGAGCTCGCGCCTGTCGTGCCAGATCCGCCTCAAGCCCGAGCTCGACGGCCTCACCGTCACCACCCCGGCCCGTCAGGGCTGA
- a CDS encoding fused DSP-PTPase phosphatase/NAD kinase-like protein: protein MLNRFLPPETRYARRMARIARWEQPIAGPGGRLRAWANMLLVDHGVFRLAYLNRHRIGRGMVWRSAQPGPHDLAWFRRQGVRTIISLRGGREHGSWQLQREACEREGLQLVEFVMRSREAPDKATLLAARDFFAGLAYPAVLHCKSGADRAGLAAALYLILHEGRPVREAARQLSARFGHFRFAKTGILDAFFERYLTEGEPKGLSFLDWVEHVYDPDALRRDFRTGLWSDLLVDRLLRRE from the coding sequence GTGCTCAACCGCTTCCTCCCGCCCGAGACCCGCTACGCCCGCCGCATGGCCCGCATCGCCCGCTGGGAGCAGCCGATCGCCGGCCCCGGCGGACGCCTGCGCGCCTGGGCCAACATGCTGCTCGTCGATCACGGCGTGTTCCGGCTGGCCTATCTCAACCGGCACCGGATCGGGCGCGGGATGGTGTGGCGCTCGGCCCAGCCGGGGCCGCACGACCTCGCCTGGTTCCGGCGCCAGGGCGTGCGGACGATCATCTCGCTGCGCGGCGGGCGCGAGCACGGCTCCTGGCAGCTCCAGCGCGAGGCCTGCGAGCGCGAGGGGCTGCAACTCGTCGAGTTCGTGATGCGCTCGCGCGAGGCGCCCGACAAGGCGACGCTGCTGGCCGCCAGGGACTTCTTCGCCGGCCTCGCCTACCCGGCGGTCCTGCACTGCAAGTCCGGCGCCGACCGGGCGGGGCTCGCCGCCGCCCTCTACCTGATCCTGCACGAGGGCCGGCCGGTGCGCGAGGCGGCGCGCCAGCTCTCGGCGAGGTTCGGCCATTTCCGCTTCGCCAAGACCGGCATCCTCGATGCGTTCTTCGAGCGCTACCTCACCGAGGGCGAGCCGAAGGGCCTGAGCTTCCTCGACTGGGTCGAGCACGTCTACGATCCCGACGCGCTCCGGCGCGACTTCCGCACCGGCCTGTGGTCGGACCTGCTGGTCGACCGGCTGCTGCGGCGGGAGTGA
- a CDS encoding GNAT family N-acetyltransferase — MSTQVVSMRRARDQDAGMLSEIFDAAWREAYQGIIPGVALDRMLARRGPRWWRSTIGRNRPLVVLELGESVIGYVSYGRCRDRSLKAEGEIDEIYLAPTYQGLGYGTRLFRAVRNDLADREVRRIAVWSLTENDRARDFYERMGGRVVAESCDRIAGAELHKVAYLFG, encoded by the coding sequence GTGAGCACTCAGGTCGTCAGCATGCGTCGGGCCCGGGACCAGGATGCCGGGATGCTGTCGGAGATCTTCGACGCCGCCTGGCGCGAGGCCTACCAGGGCATCATCCCGGGTGTCGCCCTCGACCGGATGCTGGCCCGGCGCGGTCCGCGCTGGTGGCGCTCCACCATCGGCCGCAACCGGCCGCTGGTGGTGCTGGAGCTGGGCGAGAGTGTCATCGGCTACGTCTCCTACGGCCGCTGCCGCGACCGCTCCCTCAAGGCCGAGGGCGAGATCGACGAGATCTACCTCGCGCCGACCTACCAGGGCCTCGGCTACGGCACCCGGCTGTTCCGGGCGGTGCGCAACGACCTCGCCGACCGGGAGGTGCGCCGGATCGCCGTGTGGTCGCTGACCGAGAACGACCGGGCGCGGGACTTCTACGAGCGGATGGGCGGACGCGTGGTGGCCGAATCCTGCGACCGCATCGCCGGGGCCGAGCTGCACAAGGTCGCCTACCTGTTCGGCTGA
- the ppa gene encoding inorganic diphosphatase yields the protein MRLDAISIGKNPPEDVNVVIEVPVGGEPIKYEMDKDAGTLIVDRFLYTAMHYPGNYGFIPHTLSGDGDPCDVLVANTRAIVPGAVMSVRPVGVLVMEDNAGEDEKIIAVPSRNLTKRYDRVENYTDLPDITIHQIQHFFEHYKDLEPGKWVKIVRWGDKAEAQRLILEGIERAKKAK from the coding sequence ATGCGCCTCGATGCCATCTCCATCGGCAAGAACCCGCCCGAAGACGTCAACGTCGTCATCGAGGTTCCGGTCGGCGGCGAGCCGATCAAGTACGAGATGGACAAGGATGCCGGGACGCTGATCGTCGACCGGTTCCTCTACACCGCGATGCATTATCCGGGGAATTACGGCTTCATTCCCCACACCCTGTCGGGCGACGGCGATCCGTGCGACGTGCTGGTCGCCAACACCCGGGCGATCGTGCCCGGCGCCGTGATGAGCGTGCGCCCGGTCGGCGTGCTGGTGATGGAGGACAATGCCGGCGAGGACGAGAAGATCATCGCCGTCCCGTCGCGCAACCTGACCAAGCGCTACGACCGCGTCGAGAACTACACCGACCTGCCCGACATCACGATCCACCAGATCCAGCACTTCTTCGAGCACTACAAGGATCTCGAGCCGGGCAAGTGGGTGAAGATCGTGCGCTGGGGCGACAAGGCCGAGGCGCAGCGCCTGATCCTCGAAGGCATCGAGCGCGCCAAGAAGGCGAAGTAA
- a CDS encoding cold-shock protein has protein sequence MGRGRDFREPRRRGFDEGGGEPRWPDQAPQGSSYGGGYGGGGGGYGGGGGGGYGGGGFGGGGGGFDRGGPRNAAPSGPERDATVKWFNKEKGFGFVELGDGSGDAFLHIRAVEAAGHADLMPGTRLSVQTAQGQKGPQVTNITSVDTSTAEAPVRRDPRPPRAGGFGGGGYGDRPERGAGGGGGRFASGPSTEMSGTVKWYDPAKGFGFVSVNDGGKDVFIHRSALARAGLESLAEGQPVTMGVVEGMKGREAQSISVD, from the coding sequence ATGGGACGTGGTCGTGATTTCCGGGAGCCGCGCCGTCGCGGCTTCGACGAGGGTGGTGGCGAGCCGCGGTGGCCTGATCAGGCGCCGCAGGGCAGCAGCTACGGCGGTGGCTATGGTGGCGGTGGCGGCGGCTACGGTGGTGGCGGCGGCGGTGGTTACGGCGGCGGCGGCTTCGGCGGCGGCGGCGGTGGCTTCGATCGCGGTGGCCCGCGTAACGCTGCCCCTTCCGGGCCGGAGCGTGATGCGACGGTCAAGTGGTTCAACAAGGAGAAGGGCTTCGGCTTCGTCGAACTCGGCGACGGTTCGGGCGATGCCTTCCTCCACATCCGCGCCGTCGAGGCGGCTGGCCACGCCGATCTGATGCCGGGCACCCGCCTGAGCGTCCAGACCGCGCAGGGCCAGAAGGGCCCGCAGGTGACCAACATCACCAGCGTGGACACCAGCACCGCCGAGGCGCCGGTCCGTCGCGATCCCCGTCCGCCGCGTGCCGGCGGCTTCGGTGGCGGCGGCTACGGCGACCGTCCCGAGCGTGGCGCTGGCGGCGGCGGTGGCCGCTTCGCCTCCGGTCCCTCGACCGAGATGAGCGGCACCGTGAAGTGGTACGATCCCGCCAAGGGCTTCGGCTTCGTTTCGGTGAATGACGGCGGAAAGGATGTCTTCATCCACCGCTCGGCGCTCGCTCGCGCCGGCCTCGAGTCCCTCGCCGAGGGCCAGCCTGTCACCATGGGCGTGGTCGAAGGCATGAAGGGCCGCGAGGCTCAGAGCATCAGCGTCGACTGA
- a CDS encoding protein adenylyltransferase SelO, whose protein sequence is MPAHTYRPSRRHADLGPDFYDVVAPARFPAHIVRHRNQPWAERVGLGGLTEAEWIGHFGRFEPLPGSFPAPMALRYHGHQFRSYNPELGDGRGFLFAQAHDIADGRLLDLGTKGSGQTPWSRTADGRLTLKGGVREVLATTMLEALGVETSKSFSLIETGEALSRGDEPSPTRSSVLVRLSHSHVRIGTFQRFRAYNDTDNLLRLLDHTVRTYLPDAWRDDPADRAAAFLTEVCRRVARMGAQWMAAGFVHGVLNTDNINVTGESFDYGPWRFAPVNDPAFTAAYFDEYGLYAFGRQPEALGWNLARLAECLLPLSDEARLGAAMDVYGPGLQEAFAQAILRRLGLAVPADEPAMHGLVGAFWAFLQTSRAPFEQAFFDWYGGIASEDRAARSPAAAHYNGESFARVRQALGALSPDPAARLDHPYFARATPCTMLIDEVEALWAPIAAGDDWSAYHAKLAAIGEMAEAYGTVPAGP, encoded by the coding sequence ATGCCGGCCCACACCTATCGCCCGTCGCGCCGTCACGCCGATCTCGGCCCCGATTTCTACGACGTCGTCGCGCCCGCCCGCTTCCCGGCCCACATCGTGCGCCACCGCAACCAGCCCTGGGCCGAGCGGGTGGGCTTGGGCGGCCTCACCGAGGCGGAGTGGATCGGGCATTTCGGCCGCTTCGAGCCGCTGCCGGGCAGCTTTCCCGCGCCGATGGCCCTGCGCTACCACGGCCATCAGTTCCGCAGCTACAACCCGGAACTCGGCGACGGGCGCGGCTTCCTGTTCGCGCAGGCGCACGACATAGCGGATGGGCGCCTGCTCGATCTCGGCACCAAGGGCAGCGGCCAGACGCCGTGGTCGCGGACCGCCGACGGCCGTCTGACGCTCAAGGGCGGGGTGCGCGAGGTGCTGGCCACCACGATGCTCGAGGCGCTCGGCGTCGAAACCTCGAAGTCGTTCAGCCTGATCGAGACCGGGGAGGCGCTGAGCCGCGGCGACGAGCCGTCGCCGACCCGCTCCTCGGTGCTGGTGCGGCTCAGCCACTCGCATGTCCGCATCGGCACCTTCCAGCGCTTCCGCGCCTACAACGACACCGACAACCTGCTCCGCCTCCTCGACCACACGGTCCGCACCTACCTGCCCGATGCCTGGCGAGACGATCCGGCCGACCGCGCCGCCGCCTTCCTCACGGAGGTCTGCCGCCGCGTCGCCCGGATGGGCGCGCAGTGGATGGCGGCGGGCTTCGTCCACGGCGTGCTCAACACCGACAACATCAACGTGACCGGCGAGAGCTTCGATTACGGCCCGTGGCGCTTCGCCCCGGTCAACGACCCGGCCTTCACCGCCGCCTATTTCGACGAATACGGCCTCTACGCCTTCGGGCGCCAGCCCGAGGCCTTGGGCTGGAACCTCGCGCGTCTGGCCGAATGCCTGCTGCCGCTCTCCGACGAGGCGCGGCTCGGCGCGGCCATGGACGTCTACGGGCCCGGCCTCCAGGAGGCCTTCGCGCAGGCGATCCTGCGCCGCCTCGGCCTCGCGGTCCCGGCCGACGAACCGGCGATGCACGGGCTCGTCGGCGCGTTCTGGGCCTTCCTCCAGACCAGCCGGGCCCCGTTCGAGCAGGCCTTCTTCGACTGGTACGGGGGCATCGCCAGCGAGGACCGGGCCGCCCGCAGCCCGGCCGCCGCACATTATAATGGCGAGAGCTTCGCGCGGGTGCGCCAGGCCCTCGGCGCCCTGTCGCCCGATCCGGCGGCGCGCCTCGACCACCCGTATTTCGCCAGGGCCACCCCCTGCACGATGCTGATCGACGAGGTCGAGGCCCTGTGGGCGCCGATCGCCGCCGGTGACGACTGGTCGGCCTATCACGCCAAGCTCGCGGCGATCGGTGAGATGGCCGAGGCCTACGGCACCGTCCCGGCCGGCCCGTGA